The uncultured Fibrobacter sp. genome includes the window GCTCACGGCATGCAACGACAAAGCTTCTAGCCCCGATATTGAATCAAGTTCGTCCGACGAATTTTCCAATCACTCCTGGATACCCGAGTCATCGTCCGAGCAAGATTCTCCGGTATGGTCGTCTTCGGCGATGTCATCTTCGAGCATTCCGCCGTACTCTTCTAGCGAACATATTCCACAAGCCCAATCGTCATCAACAGAGTCACGCGTCGCTTTTTCTTCTTCGATTGAGGAGTATTCTTCGTCTTCAATCGCCGACACCGCTCCAGAAGTTGTTCTGGACAAGGACGGTTTCGCAACCGTTGCCGATGTCTACAAGAGCCTCTCCCCCGACGAAAAGGCGGTTTTTATCATCCGCCATTCCGAACGCGAAGACGACGTGGCTTTGGAAACCGAACTCACTGCAAACGGAATCCAGATGGCGCAGGATCTAGGGGCCACCCTCAAAAGCGAAGAAGAATTCTCATACGTCACATCGGGATTCGTGCGCACGAACGAAACCGCAAAGCAAATTTCGAAAGGTCGCGGCGATGCAACTCTCCCGAAACTCATCACGAATTACGACATTACTGGCAATTGGTTCTTGAAAATTTCAGCCGACTCGCTCGCCAAGCATGCAACGGCACTCGGCCTAAAGGGCAGTTCAATCGAACTGATGGCACGCTGGGCATACGAAGGCGGATACCCAGAAACATT containing:
- a CDS encoding histidine phosphatase family protein translates to MRANLFIFAAACIAALTACNDKASSPDIESSSSDEFSNHSWIPESSSEQDSPVWSSSAMSSSSIPPYSSSEHIPQAQSSSTESRVAFSSSIEEYSSSSIADTAPEVVLDKDGFATVADVYKSLSPDEKAVFIIRHSEREDDVALETELTANGIQMAQDLGATLKSEEEFSYVTSGFVRTNETAKQISKGRGDATLPKLITNYDITGNWFLKISADSLAKHATALGLKGSSIELMARWAYEGGYPETFYEMEPRAQEFMQAVILKNLSKWKRVTIMVSHDIFVMPLAVFGSQKKVALKYHEDYHWINY